Genomic segment of Murdochiella vaginalis:
AACAATTGCTAACATCTTAATTCCTCCTGCATCTAATATTACAATCCGTTCGTCTTTTCTATGTCATGAAGAAATCGATTGCACCCCCTCTCTATATCACAATCTCATTGAGCCACAATGGCCATGGCTTTAGATCACCCCTTCCTCAGATAAACGTTTGAGTTCACATTTGCTGAGTCCAAGAAATTCTTGATAAATGGAAGAGTTATCCTCGCCAAGCAGAGGAGAAGGTTTTATGATCTCCGGATTAGTATCAGTCATTTTAATCGCATCGCCATTAACAGGCATGTCGCCAATAACAGGATGGTGCATCGTAGGAAACATTTCCCTTGCACCAGCAATATGTGCGTCTTTGACAATTTGAGATAAATCATAAACCGGTCCAGCGGGAACGCCAGCTTTGAGTGCCCTCGTTGTAATATCTTCAACACTGTAGTGTATTGACCACGCATTGATCAGTTTCTCTAATGCATTCATATTTTCAACACGCAATATGTTTGTCGAAAAACGAGAATCATCGAGCCATTCAGGCTTCATTACAACGTTCTTGCAAAATTTTTCAAACAGATTTTGATTTCCACAGGCGATGACAACAAGGCCATCAGAAGCTTGGAAAGTGTCATATGGAGCAAGAGCAGCATAGGCATTTCCATTTCTTTCATATAACTTTCCTGTATACCAATATCGCGTAAAAGCATTTTCCAAAGAGACAACAATCGAATCCACCAAGGAAACATCAACTCTTTGTCCAACTCCCGTCAATTTTCGTGCATGTAGCGCCGCTAAAATACCAATCGTTAAATTCATACCAGCAAGCATGTCGCCCATAGCATTCCCTGCACGCGTCGGCTGTCCTCCCTTTTCACCCGTAAGACTCATTAAACCGCCCATAGCCTGAGCTAAGATGTCATAACCTGGACGCTGTGAATAGGGCCCCCAGGCTCCAAATCCCGATACCGCTCCGTAAATGATCCTTGCGTTGATTTGTTTTAAAACGTCATAACCCAATCCCAATTTCTCCATGACGCCCGGCCGATAGTTTTCAAGCACGATATCGGCCTTTTTGACCATTTCTAAAAACATCGACTTCCCAATATCACTCTTTAAATTTAGAGTTACGCCATATTTGCTTCTGTTCAATAGTGCAAAATAAGCACTTTCCCCATTTACAATCGGACCATAAGAACGGCTATCGTCTCCTTTTTTAGGAATTTCGATCTTGATCACACGAGCGCCCATATCACCAAGGAGGGAACTACAGAAAGGGCCGGCAACTACTCTGGTCAAATCTAATACGGTAATGTCTTCTAACGCACGATGGCAACTCATCTCATTCCCCCTATTCGACTTGAAATCGATTTCTTGAAAAAATAACGTTTTCACCCATTTCATCCTGCAGTGCAAGAGCAAATATCCCTATAAACTTAGTAATTTTTCCAGCCAGAGATACTGATCAACCTTGATTCGTAATATAGAACGAAGTATAATTTTTGAAAATTCCAACTTTTCTTAAGCTGCTTTAGATTAAGCTTAAGGCAAAAAAATAAGGAATGAAAAATATTACATTTTCATTCCTTATGAAGATAATCGATAGAAATTTAAGACGAGCACTTAGAAAAGTGGTCGAATTTGCCTACTCTTCTTGATGATAATTGTATTCAATTTTTAGTGTCCTTTTCCTTTTAGAATACGCCATACCGTCGTACGACCAATTTGTAATCTTTTCGCTGTTCTTGTCTGGTTCATTTCTTCTTCGCGCATAACTTGACAAACGATGTTATAAATAATTTCCGCTAAAGGCCGATCATAGGGAATTTTTCCTACTGTACCCGCTTCTCGCCATTGGTTTTCTTCAAAAAGAAGAAGGGACACCTCGTCCTCGGTGAGGTAATAATTGGTTGTTTTCGAAAAAAGCGTCCGAAGAACACGCTGTAATTGTTCTAAATTTCCGGGCCATGAATGATTGACCAGAAGATCAAGGGCTTTTGGTTCAAAGCCGGCAATTGGCTTATTGGTTTGGATTTTATATTTTTTTAAGTAAATATCAATAATATCAACGAGTTCACTACGTCTCTCGGAAAGCGACGGCATACGGAAAAACTGTACCACGGGCGATTCTTCCAAGAGCGTTAGCTGAGAAGAAAGGGATTCGTCAACAGCATCCAAAGTAAACAACAGCCTATGGGGAATTTTGTCTCTCCGACGAAGAAAAGAGAATCGTTTGATTTTCTCCCCATCGCATTGTTGTATGTTTTGGATAATGATGGTGAAAGGCTCCGACGCCATCGGTAAAAAGGAGTCGAAAAAGTACGACCACATGCTTTCGTTCATGCTTTGCGCATCCATCCACGCGATGGGAAATCGCGATTTTTGATTTAAGGCAATATATAGTGCAGAGTCAATTTTGCCTGTGCCCCTTTCTCCGTAGATGACAAGGTCATCCTGAGGAGCAAAAAACGGTCGTAATTTTGATCGGATTTGACCAAGAGAGAGGGAAGTCTTCAAATTTCGTGCATCCTGTGTTGGATCATGGGAATTAAAGCGAAAGAGACGAATGCCATAGTCTTTTGAAATTTGATCAAAATCATTTGGTTTGATCGTGACAATATAGTATGTCGTTCCTGCTTTGATTTGCTTCTGAAGGTAAAAGAGCAGCCTCTGTCCATCGCTGAGTTGTGCGGTGCGAACCGTTGTCGAAGTAAGAAGATAGGACACAAAGAACGTTTCAACCAATTCCATCAGTTCATCAACAACAACATGACCGGGTAGATTAGAGGAAATGACTTTTCCCATGTTGTTGATGGAAACATAATAAATATCGCGTTCTTTTAAAATGGTGTGCTGTATCGTTTCTGCCTGAAGTCCCGCTCTGCGCTGCGAATAAAAATAAACGGCTTCGTCAATGGAAAGTTGGATATTCTCAAGACTTGACAGCAATATCTTCGTTTCCAGCTGAAAAGAAGCTGCCACTTCTGAGCTGATGACATCACAGAGTAAGAGATCATATCCTTTTTCTTTTATCGTCTTAATCACTTCCGGTATTTTATCGCTTTGTGTAACAGTGTAAATGTCTTCTCTTCCAAAGTTTTTTGTTTCCAAATAGGCTGCACACATCGTAATCGTCGGATAGCCGACTAAGGCGACTTTTTTATCTGTCTTTATGGAATAAAGGGTTTTTCCTAAATCATTGCTGGTCATCGGAATGGAAAATACGGGAATCGAAAAATGCGCACGCAGTATCTCTGCTGTTCCTCCTCGCGAGATAATGGCTTCAATAGAGGTGTGTTTCAAGATGTCTTCCGTAATCGCAATACTTCCTTCCACATTCCCAACGGCGTATGAGGCTTCGACATATGGATACCGCTTGAGAATGGATTGAACATCTTTCTTCATGGATAGATAAGGAATGATAAAAAGAATGTGCATTGTTCCCGCCTTTCCTATATTAAAGCTCATCGCCTGAGCTTTATTGATTATATTCCACATTGAAACAGAATAAGGAGATGAACGTTTCAATATGAAACATCGTCTCCTATCATGAGCCTCCTCTTTTTTTTATGCTTTTCATGAAGTAAGGAAAATCAATGGCCTCGATCGTGAACGATAAGTGAAAAATGCAAAGGAGGATCGTATGAAAGCATGCTATGTTGTTTCGCCGGAAAAAGTGGAAATTAAAAACATTGAAAAGCCGGTAATTGATGAAAAGGAAGTGCTTATCCGCGTCCATTATGCAGGTGTATGCGGATCAGATCTACATCTCTTCCACGGCACACACCCTTTTCGCAAGCCACCTGAAATTCTTGGTCACGAGGTAGTGGGAGAAATCGTTGAAATCGGTTCAAAGGTTACCGACTTGCGAATCGGTGATCGGGTCACCGTAGAGCCGCATTTAGGATGTGGACAATGTGAGCTTTGTCAGTCTGGCAACGAAAATCTCTGCCGTACAAAAATTGCGCCGGGTTCCGCAAAATGGATGGGTACCTTTGTCAATTATTTCAAAGCGCCGGCGAGCAAGACGCATCGTCTGGCCGATAAGGTACCGGATGAAATCGGTGTGCTGATCGAGCCATTCGCGGTGGCTGTGCACGCGATCAATCTAATTTCCATTCCGCAAAGAGAAAGCATCGTTATCCTTGGTTCAGGTACAATCGGTCTTTTTACTGTCGTGGCTGCAAAAGCTGCAGGTTTTAAAACCATTATTGCTACGGATACGCAACAATTTAATCGCGATATGGCGATGCAATTTGGAGCGAATATTACGCTTGATCCGCTGAATTGTGATGTTGCGGAGGAGGTAAAAAAAGTCACCGATGGAAAGGGTGCGGACGTTGCGATCGTTGCTGCAGGAGCAAGCAATATCATTGATCAAGCATCCAGCTCGGTACGAAAGCGCGGCGAAGTTGTGCTCGTTGCCATGATAACTGAGAAGATTCCCGTCTATAGTTACAGTTTTGTCTTTAATGAGCAAAAACTAATCGGTGCCATGACGTATCGCCCCCAAGATTTTAAAGAAGCTGTCGATTTGGTTAACAATGGGTTGAATCTGGATGGCTTTGTCACACAAATTTTCCCCATTCATCAAACACAGGAAGCTCTCGACACTTTAGCACAGAAAAAAGAAAATGTAGTGAAAGTGCTGGTCGACTTTCATAAAGAATAAGAAGGGAGTGGCCATGAAGCGCGCTAAATTCATATTTGTTTGTTTGACCGTTTTGCTCTTATGCGTCGGCTGTGGAAAACCGAAGGAACAAGCCGAGGTGAATTTAAGACTGGGGCACATTCAATCTGCCAAGGATATCTGGCACAAAGCGAGTCTCGTCTTTAAAGAAGAGCTGGAAAAACGTTCTGGTGGAAAAATAACCGCTACGATTTATCCCAGTTCAACACTGGGGGGCGATCGGGATATTGTGGAAGGTATGCAATTAGGAACCATCGATATGGGTTTGATTGCCGGCGTTCTTGGAAACTTCGAACCTTCCATTCAGCTTTTCGAAATTCCTTATCTTATGACCAATGAGCAGGAATACGAGACCATTGTGAAAGGAGAAGTGGGCGGAATTATTGTTGAGAGGCTACGTCAAAGGGCCGGCGTTCATATTCTGGACTTTTGGGATCGCGGGCCTCGCGAAGTCAGCTCCAACAAGCCGATTAACACCATTCAAGATATAAAGGGTTTGAAGATTCGTATTCCTGAAATTCAAGCTATGGAGGCGGTCTGGTCCGCCATGGGAGCATCGCCGACAACGATGGCTTGGGGAGAAGTCTACACAGCCCTGGAGCAAAATGTCATCGAAGCGCAGGAGAATCCCGTCCCCTTTATGTATAGCGGACGAATTCAGGAAGTACAAAAATATATTGCCATGACCGATCACAAGTTTGAATATGTGACGCTTTCGATCTCTGAAAAAACGTGGCAAAGTCTGACAGAGGAGCAGCAGAAAATCGTCCGGGAAGCTGCGGATGCTGCTACAAAATATCAAAACGATACCGTAAATCAAGTGGCCAAAGAAAACCTACAAGAAATGATTGATGCCGGAATGAAGATTACCTATCCGGATAAAAAAGAGTTTCAAGACGCAGCAAAGGAAGCTTCTCGCATCTATGGCGAATCTGTTGATGCCGATCTTTATAACAAAATCATTCAAGATTTGGAGGCCATGAAATGAAAAAGCTGAATGATACCATCCAATCTATTTTGTACTACTTGCTAGCCTTCATGATCTGCTTAATGACTGTAATCGTTGTGTTACAAGTTTTCTTTCGCTACGTGATGTCAAGCCCTTTAACATGGTCGGAAGAGTTAGCACGTTATTTGTTCGTATGGATTACTTTCTTAGGTATTGCCATCGCCATTCGTAAGAAAGCGCATGTTGCCATTGACTTAGTAGTCGAGCACCTTCCGAAGATGCAGCAAAGAATTATACGCATAATCAACACCGTTATGATCCTTCTTTTGGGGGGCATTATCGTATACGGTGGTGTGCAACTGATGAAAATTGGAGAGATACAAAAGAGCGCAACTTTGTTGCTCCCCATGAGTTTGGTTTTTTCTGCCATTCCAGTTTCGGGCGTGTTCATTGTTCTCTTCAGTATAGAGGACTTGCTTTCGTACTTCTCGAAAGGAGAAAAGAAATGAATACAGCGCTTCTTATCCTTATCGTTTTTCTTATTTTGCTTACCATGGGTTTAGAAGTTGGATTTGCGGTAACTGCATCTGCCCTTGCCGCAGCGGTAATGTTGAAAATCCCCGTTGCCGTCGTCGCACAACGTTATTTTACGGCGGTCGATTCTTTTTCGTTGATGGCCATTCCGCTTTTCATGGTGGCCGGCTCAATCATGAGTAAAGGTTCCTTGACGAAACGCATCATCGACTTTACACTCTCCTTTATGGGAAATGTAAAAGGGGCGCTTTGTCAGGTAGTCGCCATATCCGGAATGATCATGGGAGGCATTTCCGGCTCCGGTGTCGCCGATACGGCAGCGCTTGGTGCGCTTTTGCATCCCGAGATGAAACGTAAAAAATATGATCCGGAATTTTCTGCTGCACTGATTGCCGCTTCCGGATCCATCGGTCTCATCATTCCTCCAAGTGTCGCAATGATTATTTATGGGGTAACCACCCAGTCATCGATTGGAGACCTTTTCATTGCCGGTATTGTTCCGGGGGTCTTGATCTCGCTGGCTTTCATGCTTTACTCTTTTGTCGTTGCCCACAAAGAGCATTACCCTGTCGAAGGATCCTCTTCTTGGGCAGAACGATGGGATAAGTTTAAGAAAGCCATATTTTCTCTTATTATGCCGCTGATCATCATTATCGGTATCCGCGGTGGCTTCTTTACACCGACAGAAGGCGGTGCGATTATCTCCGCCTATGCACTGCTAGTCAGCATGTTTATTTACAAGGACATTAAACTTGCGGATCTTCCGGAAATTTTCTTTGATGCAGCGTTGAGCACGGCAACGATTGCTTTGATTATTTGCGGTACTTCCTTGTTAACCTGGATCCTAGCCTATGAAAATATTCCGCAAATGTTAACGCAAGCGGTCTTGTCCTTAACGGACAACAAGATCATTCTCATTATATTGATCCAGAGTATTCTGCTTTTGACGGGTATGGTAATTGACAGCGGTCCGGCTATTATGTTACTCGCCCCCATTCTTGCACCGATTGCAAAACAAATTGGAATGAGTAGCGTGCAGTTCGGCCTGATGATGGTCATCAGCTTGACGACCGGTTTGTTAACGCCACCCGTTGGCACGGCAATGTATGTTTCCAGCAACATTTCTAAGATTCCTGTACAGAGGCTAGCTAAACGTCTCGTGCCTTTTGTTCTCATCATGACCGTCATGTCCTTACTGATTGCCATCTTCCCCATCTTTTCGGAAATTCTGCTGTAGGAGGTTCTATGTCCATCTTAATGGGAATTATAGCGGATGATTTTACGGGAGGCAGTGATGCTGCCTCCTTCTTCGCCAATCACGGCATACCGACCTTTCTAAGCAACGGGATTCCGAAGGATCCCTCCTTGCGCAAAAAATGGTCCGGAGATCATCACTGTGTAATCGTCATCGCACAAAAAATTCGTTCTATTGCTGCCGAAGAAGCCGTTGCTCATGCGCTAGATGCGTGCTGCTGGCTACGCAAAGAAGGTGCTGAAAAGTTGTTTTATAAGTATTGCTCCACCTTTGACTCCACTCCAAAGGGAAACATCGGACCGATTACGGACGCGATTCTTGAGGCCTTTGATTATCCATATACCTTTTTAGCGCCCGGTTTACCGGTCAATGGCCGAACGGTTGAGCAAGGAATTCTTAAACTCTATGGAGTTCCCCTGGCCGAAACCCACATGAAGAACCATCCTGTCAATCCCATGTGGGATTCCCGCATTGCTGAATTGATGCGCCCGCAAGGTAAGTATCCGTGCATTGAACTTGATCGGAATAATCTATACCAGTCCCGTGAAAAAATCGATGAATACGTAAAAACACAGCTATCGAAGACCTCTAATGCACAAGGTAAAAGTGGCCCCTACTACGTAATCCCGGATTATACCAAGGCTAAGGATGCCGATCAGCTCGTAGCAACCTATTCCGATTGTGATTTCTGGACAGGCGGATCTGGCTTGAATGATGCATTTAGTGCTCAATTTTTAAAGCAAAAAAACATAGATGCTACTTCGACCGAGGAGCGTGTCCCCGGTAAATCGATTCTGTTCTCCGGATCTTGTTCAGAAATGACCTTGCAACAAATTGCTCATTACCGCCTCCGTTATCCGAATAAAGCGGTTCAAATTGCTGTTCGTGAGGTGATGGAAGGAAATCCGGAAGAAAAAATTTGGGAAAAAGCGCTGTCGATCGGTGATGGAGTATTAATCTACAGTTCTGACGATGCGAGCGGCCGTTCCGCTTTGGCGAAGGTATATAATCAAGAAGAAGTTTCTAATCGCCTAGAGAAATTAATGGGACGTCTCGCACAACGAGCCTATGCTGCAGGATTTAACAAGTTGATTATTGCCGGTGGCGAGACAAGCGGGGCTATAACAACCGCATTAAATTTCTCAACCTACCAAATTGGAAAAAGTATTGCTCCTGGCGTGCCGGTAATGATACCTGTTGAAAATGAGAAGGCTCGCTTGATTTTAAAATCTGGCAATTTCGGTCAGAAAAATTTCTTTGAAGAAGCTATCTCCTTTCTTGCACCGGAAATCGAATCCGGACGTCTAGAATCCGCAACATGAAATAGAAAGGCATGAAATGCAACCGGAACAACAAATAAAAGAAATGATACTCTATGGGAAAATATTGTTTGAGCGTGGAAAAGTCACAGGTTCCGCTGCCAATATGAGTATACGCTGTGGTGAAGAAATCTATATTACACGAAGCGGATCCTGCTTCGGGACGCTTACGGAAGAAGATTTTGCCTGTATTGACCGGAAAGGAAAATCACGGAACGGAATTCAACCCAGCAAAGAATGGCCTCTGCATTGGATTTATTATGAATCCAAGCTGGGACAAAATGCCGTGATTCACACCCATTCCCTCTATGCGACGCTTTGGAGCACGATCGCTCCGGAAGATGCTAAAAGCGTAGTACCATCGATCACGCCTTACCTGCAAATGCGGATAGGAAATATTGCACGAATTCCCTATGCCCCACCGGGAAGCGAGAAACTTTTTTCCTTAGCTAAGCAATACATGTCTCTAGCGGATGGGTTTTTGATGGAGAGACACGGCCTTCTAGTTGGAGGAAAAGATATGGAAAATGCGTTTTATAATGCAGAAGAATTGGAATATTCCTGTCAGATAGCATGGGAAATGCGAAGAGCGTAAGAGTTTCTGCACTATCTACCAACAAGCAAGAAGGACAGCACGTTTTGCTGCCCTTCTTGCTTCTTCATCGCGGGGGCAGGATCCCCACGGCGCTTCGCGCCTCTGGATGCCTCGCTCACCGCGCGCCCTGCGCGCTTCGCGCTTGGTCTTGCGGGAGCTCTGGCAATCCCACGGCGCTTTGCGCCTCTGGATGCCTCGCTCACCGCGCGCCCTGCGCGCTTCGCGCTTGGCCTTGCGGGAGCTCTGGCAATCTCACCAGGTTCTCATCCTGCCCCCTACCTCTACAAACAAGCAAAAAGGACAGCACATTGTGCTGTCCCTTTGCTTCTGTATTGCGGGGGCAGGATTCGAACCTGCGACCTCCGGGTTATGAGCCCGACGAGATGCCACTTCTCTACCCCGCGGTATAAAGAAAGGACACTTCCGTGCCCTTTCCTTTTATTTGGCGACTACCTACTCTCCCAGGCCGTTTCCAACCAAGTACCATCGGCGATGTGAGGCTTAACTTCTGTGTTCGGGATGGGAACAGGTGTATCCCTCACGCTATCGTCACCATATTAAACATTCAATTCTTAACAATTCCGCATCTCCGTCAAAGACGCTTTCGTCTCCGACGCAGTCGATTTCTTCCGCGCGCCTTCGCGCTACGCGCTCGCCTTGCGGGAAACCGTTGCGTATGAAATGGCTACCAACCGCTTCGCTTGTTGGGCCATTTCACAATCTTAATAGGTATTTCTGGTCAAATATTCGAGAGATTAGTATCAGTTAGCTCCACGTATTACTACGCTTCCACCTCTGACCTATCAACCGGGTTTTCTTCCCGGTCTCTACGAAATCTCATCTTGAGGGGGGCTTCGCGCTTAGATGCCTTCAGCGCTTATCCCGTCCGAACGTAGCTACCCGGCTATGCCCTTGGCAGAACAACCGGTACACCATCGGTTCGTCCATCCCGGTCCTCTCGTACTAGGGACAGCTCCTCTCAAATTTCTTACGCCCACGCTGGATAGGGACCGAACTGTCTCACGACGTTCTGAACCCAGCTCGCGTACCTCTTTAATGGGCGAACAGCCCAACCCTTGGAACCTGCTCCAGCTCCAGGATGAGACGAGCCGACATCGAGGTGCCAAACACCCCCGTCGATGTGAACTCTTGGGGGGTATAAGCCTGTTATCCCCAGGGTAGCTTTTATCCGTTAAGCGATGGCCCTTCCACGCGGTACCACCGGATCACTAAGTCCTACTTTCGTATCTGCTCGACTTGTGGGTCTCGCAGTGAAGCTCGCTTTTGCCTTTATACTCGTTGAATGGTTTCTGTCCATCCTGAGCGAACCTTTGAACGCCTCCGTTACTCTTTGGGAGGCGACCGCCCCAGTCAAACTGTCCGACTGACAGTGTCCCCGAACCGGTTCACGGTCCTAGGTTAGAACCCTAGTCTGTAAAGGGTGGTATCCAAAGGGCGACTCCGCATCATCTGGCGACAATGTTTCCTAGTCTCCCACCTATCCTGTACATTACAAACCAAAGTCCAATGTCAACCTGCAGTAAAGCTCCATGGGGTCTTTCCGTCCTAGCGTGGGTAAGTCGCATCTTCACGACTACTACAATTTCACCGGATCCTTTGTTGAGACAGTGCCCAAATCGTTACACCTTTCGTGCGGGTCGGAACTTACCCGACAAGGAATTTCGCTACCTTAGGACCGTTATAGTTACGGCCGCCGTTTACTGGGGCTTAAGTTCACTGCTTCGAATTGCTTCTAACAGCTCCCCTTGACCTTCCAGCACCGGGCAGGTGTCAGCACCTATACTTCGCCTTGCGGCTTCGCAGATACTTGTGTTTTTGGTAAACAGTCGCTTGGGCCGATTCTCTGCGGCCATCCGAAGATGGCACCCCTTCTCCCGAAGTTACGGGGTCATTTTGCCGAGTTCCTTAACAAAGGTTCTTCCGCGCGTCTTAGAATATTCTTCCTGCCTACCTGTGTCGGTTTTGGTACGGGAGCAAAAAATCTCGATAGCGTCTTTTCTTGGCAGTGTAGCATCAGCAACTTCTCTACTCACATTTCGATCCCCATCCGCCCTCAGCACCATCCGACGGATTTGCCTATCGGACTAGCCCACTGCGTTGGACGCGCTTACCTTCTACGCGCTTTGCTTAGCTTCCTGCGTCAACACTTCTCTCAAACGATTCTTTACTGTACCGGAATTTCCACCGGTTATCCATCGCCTACGCCCTTCGGCCTCAGCTTAGGTCCCGACTTACCCTGAGAGGACGAGCCTTGCTCAGGAACCCTTCGGCTTTCGACGGGTGAGATTCTCACTCACCTTCTCGCTACTCATGCCAGCATTCTCTCTCGACTGCGCTCCACATGGGGTTACCCCTGATGCTTCGATGCCCAGTCGATGCTCCTCTACCGATGGTCGAGACAAAAAGTATTCTATGAATACGCCTTCCTTTATTAGCCCAATGAAATTGATGAATGATATCTTGGAATAACCTTATACCATTTGGCTCTTTGTTCTGTCGTATCTCATGTTTGTTGAAATTTGACTCTTTGTGTGCGATATTTCTCATCAATTTTGGAAAGCTTTCATAAAATACTTTTTGTCTCGATCCATCCCATAGCTTCGGTATGACGTTTAGCCCCGTGTATCTTCGGCGCAACTTCACTCGACCAGTGAGCTATTACGCACTCTTTAAATGTATGGCTGCTTCTAAGCCAACATCCTGGTTGTCCAAGTAAAATAACATCCTTTTCCACTGAACGTCATTTGGGGACCTTAGCTGATGATCTGGGCTGTTTCCCTTTTGACGATGAAGCTTATCCCTCACCGTCTCACTCCCATGGCTAATGCACGGAATTCGAAGTTTGATAGGTGTTGGTAACACAAAGTGCCCCGCGACCAGTCAGTGCTCTACCTCCCTGCATCTTCTCATGAGGCTTGCCCTAAAGCAATTTCGAGGAGAACCAGCTATCTCCGAGTTCGATTGGCTTTTCACCCCTAACCACAAGTCATCCGAAGCGTTTTAAACCGCTCCCGGTTCGGTCCTCCATTGAATTTTACTTCAACTTCAACCTGCTCATGGCTAGATCACCCGGTTTCGGGTCTATGTCCACAAACTTTCGCGCTCTTCACACTCGGTTTCCCTCCGGCTCCGCCCCTGAAAGGCTTAACCTCGCTTGTAAACATAACTCGCTGGCCCGTTCTACAAAAAGTACGATATCACCCTCCTAAAAGGGCTCTATCTGCTTGTAAGCACAAGGTTTCAGATTCTTTTCACTCCCCTCTCGGGGTTCTTTTCACCTTTCCCTCACGGTACTTGTTCACTATCGGTCACATGATCGTATTTAGGCTTAGGAGGTGGTCCTCCCATGTTCCCACCAAATTTCTCGTGTTCGGTGGTACTCGTTCGTGATGATCTCTTCCTCTTTCG
This window contains:
- a CDS encoding CaiB/BaiF CoA-transferase family protein; translation: MKTLFFQEIDFKSNRGNEMSCHRALEDITVLDLTRVVAGPFCSSLLGDMGARVIKIEIPKKGDDSRSYGPIVNGESAYFALLNRSKYGVTLNLKSDIGKSMFLEMVKKADIVLENYRPGVMEKLGLGYDVLKQINARIIYGAVSGFGAWGPYSQRPGYDILAQAMGGLMSLTGEKGGQPTRAGNAMGDMLAGMNLTIGILAALHARKLTGVGQRVDVSLVDSIVVSLENAFTRYWYTGKLYERNGNAYAALAPYDTFQASDGLVVIACGNQNLFEKFCKNVVMKPEWLDDSRFSTNILRVENMNALEKLINAWSIHYSVEDITTRALKAGVPAGPVYDLSQIVKDAHIAGAREMFPTMHHPVIGDMPVNGDAIKMTDTNPEIIKPSPLLGEDNSSIYQEFLGLSKCELKRLSEEGVI
- a CDS encoding PrpR N-terminal domain-containing protein produces the protein MHILFIIPYLSMKKDVQSILKRYPYVEASYAVGNVEGSIAITEDILKHTSIEAIISRGGTAEILRAHFSIPVFSIPMTSNDLGKTLYSIKTDKKVALVGYPTITMCAAYLETKNFGREDIYTVTQSDKIPEVIKTIKEKGYDLLLCDVISSEVAASFQLETKILLSSLENIQLSIDEAVYFYSQRRAGLQAETIQHTILKERDIYYVSINNMGKVISSNLPGHVVVDELMELVETFFVSYLLTSTTVRTAQLSDGQRLLFYLQKQIKAGTTYYIVTIKPNDFDQISKDYGIRLFRFNSHDPTQDARNLKTSLSLGQIRSKLRPFFAPQDDLVIYGERGTGKIDSALYIALNQKSRFPIAWMDAQSMNESMWSYFFDSFLPMASEPFTIIIQNIQQCDGEKIKRFSFLRRRDKIPHRLLFTLDAVDESLSSQLTLLEESPVVQFFRMPSLSERRSELVDIIDIYLKKYKIQTNKPIAGFEPKALDLLVNHSWPGNLEQLQRVLRTLFSKTTNYYLTEDEVSLLLFEENQWREAGTVGKIPYDRPLAEIIYNIVCQVMREEEMNQTRTAKRLQIGRTTVWRILKGKGH
- a CDS encoding zinc-binding dehydrogenase, with the protein product MKACYVVSPEKVEIKNIEKPVIDEKEVLIRVHYAGVCGSDLHLFHGTHPFRKPPEILGHEVVGEIVEIGSKVTDLRIGDRVTVEPHLGCGQCELCQSGNENLCRTKIAPGSAKWMGTFVNYFKAPASKTHRLADKVPDEIGVLIEPFAVAVHAINLISIPQRESIVILGSGTIGLFTVVAAKAAGFKTIIATDTQQFNRDMAMQFGANITLDPLNCDVAEEVKKVTDGKGADVAIVAAGASNIIDQASSSVRKRGEVVLVAMITEKIPVYSYSFVFNEQKLIGAMTYRPQDFKEAVDLVNNGLNLDGFVTQIFPIHQTQEALDTLAQKKENVVKVLVDFHKE
- a CDS encoding TRAP transporter substrate-binding protein encodes the protein MKRAKFIFVCLTVLLLCVGCGKPKEQAEVNLRLGHIQSAKDIWHKASLVFKEELEKRSGGKITATIYPSSTLGGDRDIVEGMQLGTIDMGLIAGVLGNFEPSIQLFEIPYLMTNEQEYETIVKGEVGGIIVERLRQRAGVHILDFWDRGPREVSSNKPINTIQDIKGLKIRIPEIQAMEAVWSAMGASPTTMAWGEVYTALEQNVIEAQENPVPFMYSGRIQEVQKYIAMTDHKFEYVTLSISEKTWQSLTEEQQKIVREAADAATKYQNDTVNQVAKENLQEMIDAGMKITYPDKKEFQDAAKEASRIYGESVDADLYNKIIQDLEAMK
- a CDS encoding TRAP transporter small permease, producing the protein MKKLNDTIQSILYYLLAFMICLMTVIVVLQVFFRYVMSSPLTWSEELARYLFVWITFLGIAIAIRKKAHVAIDLVVEHLPKMQQRIIRIINTVMILLLGGIIVYGGVQLMKIGEIQKSATLLLPMSLVFSAIPVSGVFIVLFSIEDLLSYFSKGEKK
- a CDS encoding TRAP transporter large permease, which translates into the protein MNTALLILIVFLILLTMGLEVGFAVTASALAAAVMLKIPVAVVAQRYFTAVDSFSLMAIPLFMVAGSIMSKGSLTKRIIDFTLSFMGNVKGALCQVVAISGMIMGGISGSGVADTAALGALLHPEMKRKKYDPEFSAALIAASGSIGLIIPPSVAMIIYGVTTQSSIGDLFIAGIVPGVLISLAFMLYSFVVAHKEHYPVEGSSSWAERWDKFKKAIFSLIMPLIIIIGIRGGFFTPTEGGAIISAYALLVSMFIYKDIKLADLPEIFFDAALSTATIALIICGTSLLTWILAYENIPQMLTQAVLSLTDNKIILIILIQSILLLTGMVIDSGPAIMLLAPILAPIAKQIGMSSVQFGLMMVISLTTGLLTPPVGTAMYVSSNISKIPVQRLAKRLVPFVLIMTVMSLLIAIFPIFSEILL
- the otnK gene encoding 3-oxo-tetronate kinase, yielding MSILMGIIADDFTGGSDAASFFANHGIPTFLSNGIPKDPSLRKKWSGDHHCVIVIAQKIRSIAAEEAVAHALDACCWLRKEGAEKLFYKYCSTFDSTPKGNIGPITDAILEAFDYPYTFLAPGLPVNGRTVEQGILKLYGVPLAETHMKNHPVNPMWDSRIAELMRPQGKYPCIELDRNNLYQSREKIDEYVKTQLSKTSNAQGKSGPYYVIPDYTKAKDADQLVATYSDCDFWTGGSGLNDAFSAQFLKQKNIDATSTEERVPGKSILFSGSCSEMTLQQIAHYRLRYPNKAVQIAVREVMEGNPEEKIWEKALSIGDGVLIYSSDDASGRSALAKVYNQEEVSNRLEKLMGRLAQRAYAAGFNKLIIAGGETSGAITTALNFSTYQIGKSIAPGVPVMIPVENEKARLILKSGNFGQKNFFEEAISFLAPEIESGRLESAT